The Peribacillus simplex genome contains a region encoding:
- the gpmI gene encoding 2,3-bisphosphoglycerate-independent phosphoglycerate mutase, producing the protein MSKSPVALIILDGFGCRNEEKGNAVYHAKKPNFDRYWEQYPHSHLTASGEAVGLPAGQMGNSEVGHLNIGAGRIVYQSLTRVNLAIREGEFAQNPTLVDAMSHTKEKGTDLHLFGLLSDGGVHSHIDHMYALLKLAAKEGVKNVYVHAFLDGRDVGPKTAQGYIKEAEAKMKEIGVGQFATISGRYYSMDRDKRWERVEKSYRSMVYGDGPAYSSAMECVEDSYEHGIFDEFVIPSVITAEDGKPVATIKNEDAVIFYNFRPDRAIQISNTFTNEDFRSFDRGPGHPKHLHFVCLTHFSETVDGYVAFNPTNLDNTLGEVLSQNQLTQLRIAETEKYPHVTFFMSGGREEKFPGEERILINSPKVATYDLQPEMSAYEVTDALVEQIEADRFDAILLNFANPDMVGHSGMLEPTIKAIETVDECLGRIVDLIVSKGGTAIITADHGNADEVVTLEGNPMTAHTTNPVPVIITKNQVTLRTGGILGDLAPTMLDLLGVEKPVEMTGKSLLSK; encoded by the coding sequence ATGAGTAAGTCGCCTGTGGCACTTATCATCTTAGACGGATTTGGCTGCCGTAACGAAGAAAAGGGAAATGCTGTTTATCATGCGAAAAAACCGAACTTTGACCGTTACTGGGAACAGTATCCTCATTCCCATTTAACGGCAAGCGGGGAAGCGGTCGGCTTGCCTGCCGGTCAAATGGGAAACTCGGAAGTTGGGCATTTGAATATCGGGGCAGGCCGGATCGTTTATCAAAGTCTGACCCGTGTGAACCTGGCTATCCGTGAAGGCGAGTTTGCACAAAACCCAACTTTGGTCGATGCCATGAGCCATACCAAGGAAAAAGGCACGGACCTTCATCTTTTCGGTCTTCTTTCAGATGGCGGCGTGCACAGTCATATCGATCATATGTACGCCCTGCTGAAATTGGCCGCAAAAGAAGGAGTTAAAAATGTATATGTACATGCATTTTTGGATGGCCGTGATGTCGGACCGAAAACGGCGCAGGGTTATATTAAGGAAGCGGAAGCGAAAATGAAGGAAATCGGTGTTGGTCAGTTTGCGACCATATCCGGACGATATTATTCGATGGACCGTGATAAGCGATGGGAACGTGTGGAGAAATCCTACCGTTCGATGGTGTATGGTGATGGCCCTGCTTACTCTTCTGCAATGGAATGTGTCGAGGATTCCTACGAACATGGTATTTTTGACGAGTTCGTGATACCTTCGGTCATAACGGCGGAAGACGGTAAGCCGGTGGCAACGATTAAAAATGAGGATGCCGTAATCTTTTATAACTTCCGTCCAGACCGGGCGATCCAGATTTCCAATACGTTCACGAATGAGGATTTCCGCTCATTTGACCGCGGTCCTGGACATCCGAAGCATCTCCATTTTGTCTGTTTGACACATTTTTCAGAAACAGTTGACGGATATGTTGCATTTAATCCGACAAATCTTGATAATACATTAGGGGAAGTACTTTCCCAAAACCAGCTTACCCAGCTTCGTATCGCTGAAACTGAAAAATATCCGCATGTGACGTTTTTCATGAGCGGCGGACGTGAAGAGAAGTTTCCTGGTGAAGAGAGGATTTTAATTAATTCTCCGAAAGTCGCTACATATGATTTACAACCGGAAATGAGTGCTTATGAAGTGACGGATGCATTGGTGGAACAGATTGAGGCTGACCGCTTTGATGCCATTCTCTTGAATTTTGCCAACCCGGACATGGTTGGTCATTCAGGGATGCTTGAGCCTACCATTAAAGCGATTGAAACAGTGGATGAATGCCTAGGCAGGATTGTCGATTTAATCGTCTCAAAAGGCGGTACAGCAATCATTACCGCTGACCATGGTAATGCTGATGAAGTCGTGACGCTTGAAGGCAACCCCATGACAGCCCATACTACGAATCCCGTGCCTGTCATTATCACTAAAAATCAGGTAACATTAAGAACAGGTGGTATCTTAGGCGATTTAGCTCCAACGATGCTTGATTTGCTTGGAGTCGAAAAACCTGTTGAAATGACAGGGAAATCCCTATTATCTAAATAA
- the tpiA gene encoding triose-phosphate isomerase: MRKPIIAGNWKMNKTLSEATAFLEEVSNLIPKQDVIDTVVCAPALFLDQLVQAAKGTDVKLGAQNMHFEESGAFTGEISPIALADLGVSYVILGHSERREMFNETDEAVNKKAHAAFAHQLTPIVCCGETLEQREAGETNDFVGSQIEKGLAGLSDDQLKQAVIAYEPIWAIGTGKSSSAQDANEVCAHIRSVVADKFSNEAAAAIRIQYGGSVKPENIKEYMAQPDIDGALVGGASLKPDSFLQLLEAGHYE, from the coding sequence ATGCGTAAACCGATTATTGCAGGAAACTGGAAAATGAATAAAACACTATCTGAAGCGACTGCCTTTTTAGAAGAAGTGAGCAATTTGATTCCGAAGCAAGATGTAATTGATACGGTTGTATGTGCTCCAGCTTTATTTTTGGATCAGCTGGTTCAAGCAGCAAAAGGAACCGATGTGAAACTCGGGGCGCAGAACATGCACTTTGAAGAAAGCGGTGCTTTCACAGGAGAAATCAGCCCAATCGCATTGGCTGATCTTGGTGTATCCTACGTCATACTTGGTCATTCTGAGCGCCGGGAAATGTTCAACGAAACGGATGAAGCCGTTAATAAAAAAGCTCATGCCGCTTTTGCCCACCAGTTGACCCCGATCGTTTGCTGCGGTGAAACACTTGAGCAAAGGGAAGCTGGCGAAACGAATGATTTCGTAGGCAGCCAGATTGAAAAAGGCCTGGCAGGTTTATCTGACGATCAATTGAAACAAGCCGTTATTGCTTATGAGCCGATTTGGGCGATTGGAACAGGAAAATCTTCATCTGCTCAAGATGCAAATGAAGTTTGTGCACATATCCGCTCAGTTGTTGCCGACAAATTTTCAAATGAAGCAGCTGCAGCCATCCGCATTCAGTACGGTGGCAGTGTAAAACCTGAGAATATTAAAGAGTACATGGCACAGCCTGATATAGACGGTGCGTTGGTTGGCGGTGCAAGCCTGAAACCCGATTCATTTTTACAATTGCTGGAGGCTGGTCACTATGAGTAA
- a CDS encoding phosphoglycerate kinase, whose protein sequence is MNKKSIKDIELKGKRVFCRVDFNVPMQDGKISDDTRIKAALPTISYLTEQGAKVILASHLGRPKGQVVEELRLAPVAKRLSELSGKDVKKAEEAYGETVQSIIGNMQNGEILLLENVRFYPGEEKNDQELAKSFAALADVYVNDAFGAAHRAHASTEGIAHHLPAVAGLLMEKELSVLGKALSNPERPFTAIIGGAKVKDKIGVIENLLEKVDHLIIGGGLGYTFIKAQGHEIGNSLLEEDKIELAKSFIESAKEKGVKLHLPIDAVVTAEFSPDAETENVDIDAIPNDKMALDIGPKTSDLFADVIKSSKLVIWNGPMGVFEFDKFANGTRTVAEALAEAKDTYSIVGGGDSAAAAEKFGLAEKMSHISTGGGASLEFMEGKELPGVVALNDK, encoded by the coding sequence ATGAATAAAAAGTCGATTAAAGATATTGAATTAAAGGGGAAACGCGTATTTTGCCGTGTTGATTTCAATGTGCCGATGCAGGACGGAAAGATTTCGGACGATACTAGAATCAAAGCAGCACTGCCGACGATTTCCTATCTGACGGAACAGGGAGCTAAAGTCATCTTAGCCAGCCACCTTGGCCGTCCTAAAGGACAAGTCGTTGAAGAATTACGTCTGGCACCTGTTGCAAAAAGATTAAGCGAACTTAGTGGCAAAGACGTGAAAAAGGCAGAAGAAGCTTACGGAGAGACCGTGCAATCAATCATTGGTAACATGCAAAATGGCGAAATCCTGTTGTTGGAAAACGTTCGTTTCTATCCAGGAGAAGAGAAGAACGATCAAGAATTGGCGAAGTCATTTGCTGCACTGGCTGATGTTTATGTTAACGATGCATTCGGGGCTGCGCATCGTGCACATGCTTCAACTGAAGGAATAGCGCACCATCTCCCAGCCGTTGCCGGATTGCTGATGGAAAAAGAGCTTTCTGTACTAGGAAAGGCCCTATCGAACCCGGAACGTCCTTTTACAGCGATAATTGGCGGAGCAAAAGTAAAGGATAAGATAGGCGTCATCGAAAACCTTTTGGAAAAAGTCGATCACTTGATCATTGGTGGTGGTCTTGGTTATACATTCATTAAAGCGCAAGGTCATGAAATCGGTAATTCTTTATTGGAAGAAGACAAAATAGAATTGGCCAAATCTTTCATCGAAAGTGCAAAAGAAAAGGGCGTAAAACTTCATTTGCCTATCGATGCAGTCGTAACGGCTGAATTTTCACCTGATGCAGAGACAGAGAATGTCGATATCGATGCTATTCCAAATGATAAAATGGCACTTGATATCGGTCCAAAAACAAGTGATTTATTTGCGGATGTAATCAAAAGTTCTAAGCTTGTCATTTGGAATGGACCAATGGGTGTATTCGAGTTCGATAAATTTGCGAATGGAACGAGAACGGTTGCTGAAGCATTGGCGGAAGCAAAAGATACGTACAGCATTGTAGGCGGAGGAGATTCAGCCGCAGCTGCAGAAAAGTTTGGCTTGGCAGAAAAGATGTCCCATATTTCAACTGGCGGCGGTGCATCTCTTGAGTTCATGGAAGGCAAAGAGTTGCCTGGCGTTGTGGCCTTGAACGATAAATAA
- the gap gene encoding type I glyceraldehyde-3-phosphate dehydrogenase, with protein sequence MAVKVGINGFGRIGRNVFRAALSNPGVEIVAINDLTDANMLAHLLQYDTIHGSLNEKVTVDGDYLVVDGHKVKVLAERDPAQLAWGELGVEVVVESTGRFTKRADAAKHLEAGAKKVIISAPASDEDITIVMGVNEDKYDAANHHVISNASCTTNCLAPFAKVLHEQFGIKRGMMTTVHSYTNDQQILDLPHKDYRRARAAAENIIPTTTGAAKAVALVLPELKGKLNGMAMRVPTPNVSVVDLVAELEKDTTVEEVNAAFKKASEGELKGILEYSELPLVSTDYNGSPSSSTIDALSTMVMEGNMVKVLSWYDNETGYSSRVVDLIDYLAKKGL encoded by the coding sequence ATGGCAGTAAAAGTTGGTATTAATGGTTTTGGACGTATTGGACGTAATGTATTTCGTGCGGCATTGAGTAATCCTGGGGTAGAGATTGTTGCTATTAACGACTTAACGGATGCTAATATGTTAGCGCACCTTCTTCAATACGATACAATTCATGGATCTCTTAATGAAAAAGTAACAGTTGATGGGGATTACCTTGTTGTTGATGGTCACAAAGTAAAAGTATTGGCCGAACGTGATCCTGCACAATTAGCATGGGGTGAACTGGGAGTAGAAGTAGTTGTAGAATCTACAGGACGTTTCACAAAACGTGCGGATGCAGCTAAGCATTTAGAAGCTGGCGCGAAAAAAGTAATCATCTCTGCTCCTGCATCTGATGAAGATATCACGATTGTAATGGGTGTAAATGAAGACAAATATGATGCAGCAAACCACCATGTTATCTCTAATGCTTCTTGTACAACGAACTGCTTGGCTCCTTTTGCTAAAGTGCTTCATGAACAATTCGGAATCAAACGCGGTATGATGACTACTGTTCACTCTTATACAAATGATCAGCAAATCCTTGATTTGCCTCATAAAGATTACCGTCGTGCACGGGCAGCCGCCGAGAATATCATTCCTACAACAACTGGGGCAGCAAAAGCTGTTGCACTTGTCCTTCCTGAACTTAAAGGGAAATTGAATGGTATGGCAATGCGCGTACCTACTCCAAACGTGTCTGTTGTCGACCTTGTTGCAGAGCTTGAAAAAGACACAACAGTTGAAGAAGTTAATGCAGCATTCAAAAAGGCTTCTGAAGGCGAATTGAAAGGAATCCTTGAGTACAGCGAACTTCCGCTAGTATCAACTGACTATAACGGTAGCCCATCATCATCTACAATTGATGCCCTTTCCACAATGGTAATGGAAGGGAACATGGTTAAAGTGTTATCTTGGTATGATAATGAAACTGGATATTCTAGCCGTGTTGTTGATTTGATCGACTATTTGGCTAAAAAAGGATTGTAA
- a CDS encoding sugar-binding transcriptional regulator: MRTLLEVQRKLLPDFLLVMQKRYDILRYIKMMQPVGRRSLSVSLNLTERTLRGEVDFLKSQNLVNIFSSGMTLTDEGIEILDKLEGIMREVMGIDIMERQLQDLLQVDEVIIVSGNCDETPWVKKELGKACANRMKREWNSKNIIAVTGGSTMAEVANSLSPDEASKKLIFVPARGGIGEAVQNQANTIVEKMAQKAQASYRVLYVPDQLSGEVYASFQKEPAIKEVISQIKSADMIIHGIGDAMAMAERRNSSPEMLKKLLDGNAVGEAFGYYYDENGKVVHKVLTVGIQLDDLSPEKRVITVAGGKTKAKAIRSYMKGAPSSTVLITDEAAAQELIQGNYTP; this comes from the coding sequence ATGCGTACATTACTCGAGGTACAAAGAAAATTATTACCAGATTTCCTTCTGGTTATGCAAAAAAGATATGATATCCTGCGTTATATCAAAATGATGCAGCCGGTTGGAAGGCGCAGTCTGTCCGTGAGCCTTAATTTGACAGAACGGACGCTAAGAGGCGAGGTTGATTTTCTGAAAAGTCAGAACCTGGTTAACATATTCAGCTCTGGCATGACGCTGACTGATGAAGGGATTGAAATCCTGGATAAGTTGGAAGGAATAATGCGTGAAGTAATGGGTATAGACATAATGGAACGGCAATTGCAGGATTTGTTACAAGTGGATGAGGTCATTATTGTCTCAGGAAATTGTGATGAGACCCCATGGGTGAAAAAAGAATTGGGTAAAGCTTGTGCAAACCGTATGAAACGGGAATGGAACTCAAAGAATATCATTGCGGTTACTGGCGGATCGACAATGGCGGAAGTGGCTAATTCGTTGTCACCTGATGAAGCGTCGAAGAAATTGATATTTGTCCCTGCCCGCGGGGGAATTGGTGAAGCGGTGCAGAATCAGGCCAATACGATTGTCGAAAAAATGGCACAGAAGGCACAGGCCTCATACAGAGTGTTATATGTACCCGATCAATTAAGCGGTGAGGTATATGCTTCGTTTCAGAAGGAACCTGCAATTAAAGAAGTGATATCCCAAATTAAATCTGCCGATATGATCATTCATGGAATCGGTGATGCCATGGCGATGGCAGAGAGAAGAAATTCTTCGCCAGAAATGTTAAAGAAGCTGTTAGATGGAAATGCTGTAGGAGAGGCATTCGGTTATTATTACGATGAAAACGGCAAAGTTGTTCATAAAGTTTTGACAGTCGGCATCCAGTTAGATGACCTTAGTCCTGAAAAGCGAGTGATAACTGTGGCAGGTGGCAAAACTAAAGCAAAGGCTATCCGTTCCTACATGAAAGGCGCACCTTCATCAACCGTTTTGATCACGGATGAAGCAGCGGCACAAGAGTTAATTCAGGGGAATTACACCCCTTAA
- a CDS encoding glutaredoxin family protein produces MESNAFVLYSRDKCPLCDKAKQVLEEVKAESGIGYKEIDIHTDDDLLEKFGLMIPVVEWKDDIVQYGNVDKSALNRLLEK; encoded by the coding sequence TTGGAATCAAATGCGTTTGTTTTATATAGTAGGGATAAATGCCCGTTATGTGATAAGGCCAAGCAGGTACTTGAAGAAGTGAAAGCGGAGTCGGGCATAGGCTATAAGGAAATCGATATCCATACGGATGATGATTTGCTAGAGAAATTCGGGCTGATGATTCCTGTCGTAGAATGGAAAGATGATATCGTTCAATACGGAAATGTTGATAAATCAGCTCTAAATAGGCTTTTGGAAAAATAA
- the rpoN gene encoding RNA polymerase factor sigma-54, translated as MSMNMKAGLFQQQTLKMAMTQELMQAITLLQYSSQELSAFLENKMVENPLLSIDQPTSSLFQPTFDRKKGKRTLKNTYDANYWIEQISEDTLSLEQHIMSQVNHQQFSGEQQKAMLLLIHNLDENGYLRTQLNDICVPGISPDVLEESLSILQELEPHGIGARNLQECLLLQVIAEGGNLLAESIIENHFLDFAEKRWKDLSKKIGVTMKEIQEVFDYVQTLNPRPASLFFQEKPSYIVPDVVVEVRDGMLLVGNYDGNTPNLNVDKGYLNRMKSHKDQGVQRFIQDKWQEYQWISRGIQQRKETILKVIQCIVEKQPACFHHGLNYLKPMTMKEIADELGIHESTVSRAVKGKYVQTPFGTIEMRIFFTTSLQSVGLDEDMSGMQAKKSLQAAINGENKQKPLSDQDLAERLKEEHGIILARRTVAKYREQLGIPSSSKRKRYD; from the coding sequence ATGAGTATGAATATGAAAGCAGGACTTTTTCAACAGCAAACATTAAAGATGGCAATGACCCAGGAGCTTATGCAAGCTATTACATTGCTGCAATACTCCTCGCAGGAGCTATCGGCTTTTTTAGAAAATAAAATGGTGGAGAATCCATTACTGTCCATAGATCAGCCAACATCTTCTTTATTTCAGCCAACTTTTGACCGGAAAAAGGGTAAACGGACTCTTAAAAATACGTATGATGCCAACTATTGGATTGAACAGATCAGTGAAGATACTTTATCGCTTGAACAGCATATCATGTCCCAGGTGAATCACCAGCAGTTTTCGGGTGAGCAGCAGAAGGCAATGCTGCTATTAATTCATAACCTTGATGAAAACGGTTACTTGAGGACTCAGCTGAATGATATATGCGTCCCAGGCATATCTCCGGACGTTCTGGAAGAGAGTCTCTCGATTTTACAGGAGCTCGAGCCGCATGGCATTGGAGCGAGAAACCTTCAGGAATGCCTTTTGCTTCAAGTGATAGCAGAAGGGGGGAACCTGCTGGCAGAATCGATCATAGAAAATCATTTCCTCGATTTTGCTGAAAAGCGCTGGAAGGACCTAAGTAAGAAAATCGGTGTTACAATGAAGGAGATTCAAGAGGTCTTTGATTATGTCCAGACGTTGAACCCGCGTCCGGCTTCGCTCTTTTTTCAGGAAAAGCCTTCTTATATAGTGCCGGATGTGGTCGTGGAAGTTCGGGATGGCATGCTGCTTGTCGGGAATTATGATGGTAACACACCCAACCTTAATGTGGATAAAGGGTATTTAAACCGAATGAAGAGCCATAAGGATCAGGGAGTTCAACGGTTTATCCAGGATAAGTGGCAGGAATACCAATGGATCTCCAGAGGGATCCAACAAAGAAAAGAAACTATATTGAAGGTCATTCAGTGCATCGTCGAAAAACAGCCGGCGTGTTTTCATCATGGCCTGAACTATTTGAAGCCGATGACGATGAAAGAAATAGCTGACGAACTTGGTATACATGAGTCCACAGTTAGCCGGGCGGTTAAAGGGAAATACGTGCAGACACCATTTGGCACGATAGAGATGCGGATATTTTTCACTACTTCTTTGCAGTCAGTCGGCCTTGATGAAGATATGTCGGGCATGCAAGCAAAAAAGAGCCTGCAGGCAGCCATCAATGGGGAAAATAAACAAAAGCCGCTTTCGGATCAAGACCTGGCAGAACGGTTGAAAGAGGAGCATGGAATTATCCTGGCACGCCGAACCGTTGCCAAATACCGGGAACAATTAGGGATCCCTTCTTCATCTAAACGAAAAAGATATGATTGA
- the clpP gene encoding ATP-dependent Clp endopeptidase proteolytic subunit ClpP, translating into MNLIPTVIEQTSRGERAYDIYSRLLKDRIIMLGSAIDDNVSNSIVAQLLFLEAENPEKDITLYINSPGGSITSGMAIYDTMQYIKPNVSTVCIGMAASMGAFLLAAGEKGKRYALPNSEVMIHQPLGGAQGQATEIEIAARRILHLKDKLNQILAERTGQPIEVLQRDTERDNFMTSERALEYGLIDKVITRSILDDKKDSK; encoded by the coding sequence ATGAATTTAATTCCTACAGTTATCGAACAAACAAGTCGTGGGGAGCGTGCCTACGATATTTACTCCCGTTTATTAAAAGACCGGATCATTATGCTAGGAAGTGCAATTGACGATAATGTTTCCAATTCCATTGTTGCTCAATTACTATTTTTAGAAGCGGAAAATCCTGAAAAAGATATCACTCTATACATCAACAGCCCTGGCGGAAGCATCACTTCCGGTATGGCCATTTACGATACTATGCAATATATCAAACCTAATGTATCAACAGTATGCATCGGTATGGCCGCTTCCATGGGCGCTTTCCTATTGGCCGCTGGCGAAAAAGGCAAACGTTATGCGTTGCCAAACAGTGAAGTCATGATTCACCAACCGCTTGGAGGAGCTCAAGGTCAAGCTACGGAAATTGAAATTGCTGCCCGCCGTATCCTTCACTTGAAAGATAAACTGAACCAAATCCTGGCAGAACGTACTGGTCAACCTATTGAAGTCCTTCAAAGAGATACGGAACGTGATAACTTCATGACTTCCGAAAGAGCTCTTGAATATGGCTTGATTGACAAAGTCATCACGCGCAGCATCCTTGATGACAAAAAAGACTCTAAATAA
- a CDS encoding HPr family phosphocarrier protein — translation MVEKQVEVKLKTGLQARPAALFVQEANRFHSDVFLEKEGKKVNAKSIMGLMSLAISSGVSVKLIVEGRDEKEALEALEEFVQQEG, via the coding sequence ATGGTGGAAAAACAAGTTGAGGTAAAATTGAAGACGGGTTTGCAAGCGCGGCCGGCGGCTCTTTTTGTACAAGAAGCTAACCGCTTTCATTCAGATGTTTTTCTTGAAAAAGAAGGAAAGAAAGTGAATGCAAAAAGTATAATGGGGTTAATGAGCCTTGCCATCAGTTCTGGCGTGTCCGTGAAGTTAATCGTCGAAGGACGCGATGAAAAAGAAGCGTTAGAGGCATTGGAAGAGTTCGTTCAGCAAGAGGGTTAA
- the whiA gene encoding DNA-binding protein WhiA codes for MSFASETKKELTTLEGKDCCGKAELCALIRMNGSLSFSNRKLVVDIQTENAAIARRIYTLLKKSYEVQVELLVRKKMKLKKNNVYIVRMSSGGQRVLTDLEILGDGFEILHDISDTIVGKKCCKRSYLRGAFLAGGSVNNPETSSYHLEIFSLYKEHNDALCELMNKFGLKAKTLERKKGYIIYLKEAEKIAEFLSIVGAHSALLRFEDVRIVRDMRNSVNRLVNCETANLNKTIGASLRQVENIHYIEDTVGLSILPDKLREIAELRIAFQDITLKELGEMVSGGTISKSGINHRLRKIDEIADRLRGGEAIAAKK; via the coding sequence ATGTCTTTTGCTTCAGAAACGAAAAAAGAGCTTACTACATTAGAGGGAAAGGATTGCTGCGGAAAAGCGGAATTATGTGCGCTTATCCGGATGAACGGATCCCTTTCATTTTCTAATCGGAAGCTTGTTGTGGATATTCAAACTGAGAATGCTGCGATTGCCAGAAGGATCTATACGCTGCTGAAAAAAAGTTATGAGGTCCAGGTCGAGCTGTTGGTCCGTAAAAAGATGAAGCTTAAAAAGAATAATGTATATATTGTCAGGATGTCATCCGGAGGGCAGCGGGTTTTAACCGATTTGGAAATTTTAGGCGATGGCTTTGAAATTCTCCATGATATATCCGATACTATAGTTGGGAAGAAATGCTGTAAGCGTTCTTACCTGAGAGGTGCATTTCTTGCGGGGGGTTCGGTAAATAATCCGGAAACGTCTTCCTATCACCTCGAGATTTTCTCACTTTATAAAGAGCACAATGATGCCCTGTGTGAGCTAATGAATAAGTTTGGCTTGAAGGCCAAGACGCTTGAACGCAAGAAAGGGTATATCATTTATTTGAAAGAAGCCGAAAAAATTGCCGAGTTTTTAAGTATAGTTGGCGCCCATTCAGCTTTATTAAGGTTCGAGGATGTACGGATTGTCCGTGATATGCGTAATTCAGTGAATCGGCTTGTGAATTGTGAAACAGCCAATTTGAACAAAACGATCGGGGCTTCATTGCGCCAGGTTGAAAATATCCATTATATCGAGGATACGGTAGGACTGAGCATTTTACCGGATAAGCTTCGGGAAATTGCGGAACTCAGGATAGCGTTTCAGGATATAACCTTAAAGGAACTTGGGGAAATGGTATCCGGTGGAACCATCAGTAAGTCCGGGATTAATCACCGATTACGAAAGATTGATGAAATAGCTGACAGGCTCCGTGGGGGAGAGGCTATTGCTGCGAAAAAATAA
- a CDS encoding gluconeogenesis factor YvcK family protein: protein MLNNKKQPKVVIVGGGTGLPVLLRGLKKHPVDITAIVTVADDGGSSGRLREDMDIPAPGDIRNVLAALSDVEPLVEQMFQHRFQSKNELSGHSLGNLILAAMTSLTGDFVHAIQEMSKFLNVRGKVLPAANQSVVLHAEMDDGTIVTGESKIPFSGKKIKKVFLSPHHIKPLSETLQEIKQADLIVIGPGSLYTSILPNLLVPGLGEEVARSKAKKVYICNLMTQAGETLDYNASDHIKAIYDHMGNAYIDRILVNNEEIPNEIQQRYQAEYAKPVMYDVESLKRMGLEIIQERIFSYEGNVIRHDTKKVADLLYNMLVNETKSPIIP from the coding sequence ATGTTAAATAATAAGAAACAACCTAAGGTTGTGATCGTTGGAGGGGGAACCGGCCTTCCCGTTTTGTTGAGAGGGTTAAAGAAGCATCCAGTGGATATTACGGCAATCGTTACGGTAGCCGATGATGGTGGCAGTTCAGGCCGTCTTCGCGAGGATATGGACATCCCGGCTCCGGGCGATATCCGTAACGTGCTGGCTGCGTTATCGGATGTAGAGCCCCTTGTTGAACAAATGTTTCAACATCGCTTTCAGAGTAAAAATGAGCTGTCCGGGCATTCGCTGGGGAATTTGATACTGGCGGCAATGACCTCGTTGACCGGTGATTTCGTACATGCGATCCAGGAAATGAGTAAATTCCTTAATGTCCGCGGTAAAGTGCTCCCGGCTGCCAACCAAAGTGTGGTTCTCCATGCGGAGATGGATGACGGAACGATTGTTACAGGAGAATCCAAGATCCCCTTCTCAGGAAAGAAAATAAAAAAAGTTTTTCTGTCTCCTCATCATATAAAGCCGCTCAGTGAAACTCTCCAGGAAATCAAGCAGGCAGATCTTATTGTCATAGGTCCGGGAAGCCTATATACTAGCATTCTGCCTAACTTACTTGTCCCTGGCCTAGGAGAAGAGGTTGCCCGTTCCAAGGCTAAGAAGGTGTACATTTGCAATTTGATGACACAAGCCGGCGAGACGCTGGATTATAATGCGAGCGATCATATAAAAGCGATATATGACCATATGGGAAATGCATATATTGACAGGATACTTGTTAATAATGAGGAAATACCAAACGAGATTCAGCAACGCTATCAAGCTGAATATGCCAAACCGGTCATGTATGATGTGGAAAGTTTAAAACGGATGGGTCTTGAAATCATACAAGAACGCATTTTTAGCTATGAGGGGAATGTAATACGCCATGACACGAAAAAAGTGGCGGATTTGCTTTATAATATGCTTGTAAATGAAACTAAAAGCCCCATAATACCGTAG